In Curtobacterium sp. TC1, the following proteins share a genomic window:
- a CDS encoding reverse transcriptase family protein, with protein MEFPGEAAGARDASTSPGAPRGTQDQQDDTPRAGERAPRATLHGGTDRSSGNPTPLSVVTAALADAFLTAERWEADELTAVGYVVVGVERAYVGLAVAAALEAYPRPPVDAPRRLAAVLAAAPRLVALHRSREDRRPVRVLVRRATAVRARPETASRLLVDTLPELARALDLTVGRLLWLADTRAWNRRSGPSSPLHHHRHEWITRPGRAPRLLEKPMDMLRRTQRTILDELLTMLPVHDAAHGFVPGRSVVTGAAVHTGQQVVVTADLTTFFASVSAPTVYGVFRAAGFAEPLAHVLTGLCTHRVPVHVLSAMPAGGSPEERHALRQALATAHLPQGAPTSPALANTSLRHLDARLAGWAGAVDAVYTRYADDLTFSGGDRLAARPDAFLRGVDRIVTEQGYRLNPSKTRVRRRGVRQSVTGVVVNERPSPGRREVDRLHAVLHNAAVHGPASQNRSGHPEFRAHLLGRIGWVEQVNPGRARRLREEFARIVW; from the coding sequence GTGGAGTTCCCGGGGGAGGCGGCCGGCGCGCGTGACGCGTCGACCTCTCCGGGGGCACCCCGGGGCACGCAGGACCAGCAGGACGACACGCCCCGAGCAGGCGAGCGCGCTCCGCGCGCGACGCTGCACGGAGGCACCGACAGGTCCTCCGGGAACCCCACGCCCCTCTCCGTCGTCACCGCGGCGCTGGCCGATGCGTTCCTGACCGCCGAGCGGTGGGAGGCGGACGAGCTGACGGCCGTCGGGTACGTGGTCGTCGGCGTCGAGCGCGCCTACGTCGGGCTCGCGGTCGCTGCCGCGCTCGAGGCGTACCCGCGGCCGCCGGTGGACGCTCCGCGCCGGCTCGCGGCCGTGCTCGCCGCTGCGCCGCGCCTCGTCGCGCTGCACCGGTCGCGCGAGGACCGTCGGCCGGTCCGGGTGCTCGTGCGCCGGGCCACCGCGGTCCGTGCCCGTCCGGAGACCGCGAGCCGGTTGCTCGTCGACACCCTGCCCGAGCTCGCCCGGGCACTCGACCTCACCGTCGGCCGGCTGCTCTGGCTCGCCGACACCCGCGCGTGGAACCGCCGCTCCGGGCCCTCGAGCCCGCTCCACCACCACCGGCACGAGTGGATCACCCGGCCCGGTCGTGCGCCTCGCCTGCTCGAGAAGCCGATGGACATGCTCCGCCGCACCCAACGGACGATCCTCGACGAGCTCCTGACGATGTTGCCGGTGCACGACGCCGCGCACGGCTTCGTACCCGGCCGGAGCGTCGTCACGGGAGCAGCGGTGCACACCGGTCAGCAGGTCGTGGTCACCGCGGACCTCACCACGTTCTTCGCGAGCGTCTCCGCGCCGACCGTCTACGGCGTCTTCCGGGCTGCCGGGTTCGCGGAGCCGCTCGCGCACGTGCTGACAGGGCTCTGCACCCACCGGGTACCGGTCCACGTGCTCAGCGCGATGCCCGCCGGCGGCTCGCCGGAGGAACGCCACGCGCTCCGCCAGGCGTTGGCGACGGCGCACCTGCCCCAGGGCGCACCGACGTCGCCCGCGCTGGCGAACACCTCGCTGCGGCACCTCGACGCCCGGCTGGCCGGGTGGGCCGGGGCCGTCGACGCGGTGTACACCCGCTACGCCGACGACCTGACGTTCAGCGGCGGCGACCGGCTCGCCGCGCGCCCGGACGCGTTCCTGCGGGGCGTCGACCGGATCGTGACCGAGCAGGGGTACCGGCTCAACCCGTCGAAGACCCGGGTGCGGCGCCGCGGGGTCCGGCAGTCGGTCACGGGTGTCGTGGTCAACGAGCGGCCGTCGCCCGGGCGCCGCGAGGTCGACCGGCTGCACGCCGTCCTGCACAACGCCGCGGTGCACGGGCCAGCCTCGCAGAACCGTTCGGGTCACCCGGAGTTCCGGGCGCACCTGCTCGGGCGCATCGGGTGGGTCGAGCAGGTCAACCCGGGCCGCGCCCGACGGCTCCGCGAGGAGTTCGCCCGCATCGTGTGGTGA
- a CDS encoding acyl-CoA dehydrogenase family protein: MCPSEIPADDRYDELIAPLRPVIERIGIDARQREREERLATEQLGWLVDAGFARWRTPVAWGGVGARLSDVFRAIAEIAEVDPNLAHVWRNHFSFVEDRVHAEGTAFDRAIVTRLGDGEFVGGGWSESPNPAGGDLTTRIVRDAGGTWRLTGRKFYSTGSVYARWITVMALDDTGARFVALVDAQDPGVVVGDDWDGFGQRITGSGSVTYTDVPVPDERVLPYATRYPYQEQYYQTVMHAILVGIGRAALREGVEALRSRARGHHNGTAVDPTRDPELLSVIGTVDARVHAADAAFAASLGPVDAAVHRHTALRAAGAEPSTDPVLRAALERSWVAVARAQTVVTDAVLDATTLVFDALGSSGTFRSLGLDRHWRNARTLSSHNPRVHKRRIVADLLVNGATPLDR; the protein is encoded by the coding sequence ATGTGTCCGAGTGAGATCCCGGCCGACGACCGCTACGACGAGCTGATCGCACCGCTCCGGCCCGTCATCGAGCGGATCGGCATCGACGCCCGCCAGCGGGAACGCGAGGAGCGTCTCGCCACGGAACAGCTCGGCTGGCTCGTCGACGCCGGCTTCGCACGGTGGCGGACGCCGGTCGCGTGGGGCGGGGTCGGTGCCCGTCTGTCCGACGTGTTCCGGGCGATCGCCGAGATCGCCGAGGTCGACCCGAACCTGGCGCACGTGTGGCGGAACCACTTCTCGTTCGTCGAGGACCGCGTGCACGCCGAGGGCACCGCGTTCGACCGTGCGATCGTCACGCGGCTCGGGGACGGCGAGTTCGTCGGCGGCGGGTGGAGCGAGTCGCCGAACCCGGCCGGGGGCGACCTGACCACGCGGATCGTCCGCGATGCGGGAGGCACCTGGCGGCTGACCGGTCGGAAGTTCTACTCGACGGGCAGCGTCTACGCCCGGTGGATCACGGTCATGGCGCTCGACGACACCGGTGCACGGTTCGTCGCGCTCGTCGACGCCCAGGACCCCGGCGTCGTGGTGGGTGACGACTGGGACGGCTTCGGCCAGCGCATCACCGGCAGCGGGAGCGTGACGTACACCGACGTGCCGGTGCCCGACGAGCGGGTGCTGCCGTACGCGACCCGGTACCCGTACCAGGAGCAGTACTACCAGACGGTGATGCACGCGATCCTCGTCGGCATCGGTCGCGCCGCGCTGCGCGAGGGCGTCGAGGCACTCCGATCCCGGGCACGCGGACACCACAACGGCACCGCTGTTGACCCGACCCGCGATCCGGAGCTGCTGAGCGTGATCGGTACCGTCGACGCCCGGGTGCACGCCGCCGACGCTGCGTTCGCCGCGAGTCTCGGCCCGGTGGACGCGGCCGTCCACCGGCACACCGCCCTGCGTGCGGCCGGTGCGGAACCGTCGACCGACCCGGTGCTCCGGGCGGCGCTCGAACGCAGCTGGGTCGCCGTGGCGCGCGCCCAGACGGTCGTCACCGACGCGGTGCTCGACGCGACGACGCTGGTGTTCGACGCCCTCGGGTCCTCGGGGACGTTCCGCTCGCTCGGCCTCGACCGGCACTGGCGGAACGCCCGCACCCTGTCGTCGCACAACCCCCGGGTGCACAAGCGCCGCATCGTCGCCGACCTGCTCGTCAACGGTGCGACTCCGCTGGACCGCTGA
- a CDS encoding LLM class flavin-dependent oxidoreductase, with the protein MTGAGGDAGLILGVNLQGFGQRPAAWRTQDVEPTDLLSAAFWGDLGRIAERGLLDMVFFADHPAFGDPNVRAYGLLEPFVALGAIADATSHLGLVGTASTTYNDPFDVAERLLSLDTVSGGRVAWNAVTTYDRSVSANFGVATNPDRPERYARAGEFVDLVTALWRSAATGVPVVHHGEFLDLEGVLRVPPSAQSHPVVFQAGGSPHGRDLAARVAEGVFAVELTPEPARQHRRAVKAAAETHGRSAADVAIVPGLSLVLGSTEAEAQRRFDELEALAPDGYSLRALGTHLDADLSGLDPDAPIPSAILDREVDPVTYGPSLGYHETVVRWVRANNTSLRHVLRGFGGYGARIVVGTPEQAADTIEDWYRTGAADGFNLMIDEFPRGLETVVDELVPILQRRGVFHRSYEDVTLRGRFAKRVRGL; encoded by the coding sequence GTGACGGGCGCAGGCGGCGACGCCGGCTTGATCCTCGGCGTGAACCTGCAGGGCTTCGGGCAGCGCCCCGCGGCCTGGCGGACCCAGGACGTCGAGCCCACCGACCTGCTCTCGGCGGCGTTCTGGGGCGACCTCGGGCGCATCGCCGAACGCGGCCTGCTCGACATGGTCTTCTTCGCCGACCACCCGGCGTTCGGCGACCCGAACGTCCGCGCGTACGGGTTGCTCGAGCCGTTCGTGGCGCTCGGGGCGATCGCCGACGCGACGAGTCACCTCGGGTTGGTCGGCACCGCGTCGACGACGTACAACGACCCGTTCGACGTCGCCGAGCGGCTGCTGTCGCTGGACACGGTGTCCGGCGGGCGCGTCGCCTGGAACGCCGTCACCACCTACGACCGCTCGGTGTCCGCGAACTTCGGCGTCGCGACGAACCCCGACCGGCCCGAGCGCTACGCCCGTGCGGGGGAGTTCGTGGACCTGGTGACGGCGCTCTGGCGGTCCGCCGCCACCGGGGTCCCCGTCGTGCACCACGGCGAGTTCCTGGACCTCGAGGGGGTGCTCCGGGTCCCGCCGTCGGCGCAGAGCCACCCGGTCGTGTTCCAGGCCGGGGGATCGCCCCACGGCCGCGACCTGGCGGCACGCGTCGCCGAGGGGGTCTTCGCCGTCGAGTTGACGCCGGAACCGGCGCGGCAGCACCGCCGCGCCGTCAAGGCCGCCGCCGAGACGCACGGGCGGAGCGCGGCGGACGTCGCGATCGTGCCGGGGCTGTCGCTCGTGCTCGGCAGCACCGAGGCCGAGGCGCAGCGCCGGTTCGACGAACTCGAGGCCCTCGCGCCGGACGGCTACTCGCTCCGGGCGCTCGGGACCCACCTCGACGCCGACCTGTCGGGGCTCGACCCGGACGCGCCGATCCCGTCGGCGATCCTCGACCGCGAGGTCGACCCGGTCACCTACGGGCCCTCGCTCGGGTACCACGAGACCGTCGTGCGGTGGGTGCGCGCCAACAACACCTCGCTGCGGCACGTGCTGCGGGGCTTCGGTGGGTACGGCGCCCGGATCGTGGTCGGGACCCCGGAACAGGCCGCCGACACCATCGAGGACTGGTACCGCACCGGTGCCGCCGACGGCTTCAACCTGATGATCGACGAGTTCCCGCGGGGCCTCGAGACCGTCGTGGACGAGCTCGTGCCGATCCTGCAGCGCCGCGGGGTGTTCCACCGGTCGTACGAGGACGTGACGTTGCGCGGGCGGTTCGCGAAGCGTGTCCGGGGGCTCTGA
- a CDS encoding carboxymuconolactone decarboxylase family protein, translating to MTDYLDREQDKTFTKVYKQQTPDILKAFVQFDESVFQSEGRAIPLKYRELIALAVGITTQCVYCIDGHSQRAVTAGATEAELAEAAWVATAIRAGGGFAHGRLGFKFGADATPADASPAHATPADAAPAAADHAAHTH from the coding sequence ATGACCGACTACCTCGACCGCGAGCAGGACAAGACCTTCACGAAGGTCTACAAGCAGCAGACCCCGGACATCCTCAAGGCCTTCGTCCAGTTCGACGAGTCGGTGTTCCAGTCCGAGGGCCGCGCGATCCCGCTGAAGTACCGGGAGCTCATCGCCCTCGCCGTCGGCATCACCACGCAGTGCGTCTACTGCATCGACGGCCACAGCCAGCGCGCGGTGACGGCCGGTGCGACCGAGGCCGAGCTCGCCGAGGCCGCCTGGGTCGCCACCGCGATCCGCGCCGGTGGCGGCTTCGCGCACGGCCGACTCGGCTTCAAGTTCGGCGCCGACGCGACCCCCGCCGACGCGTCCCCGGCCCACGCGACCCCCGCCGACGCGGCACCGGCCGCCGCCGACCACGCCGCGCACACCCACTAG
- a CDS encoding LLM class flavin-dependent oxidoreductase, with product MPDRTTLVTALQGAGWHPAAWRVAGPVAQRLTSLRHWRDVVVEQDRLGVDAVTIEDSFTAGPADAAGDLDTTTVVGRLDALLVANAVAPATRAVGLVPTVSVTHTEPFHVATGLQTLDHVSLGRAGWRIQVSPTTREAALFGRRPGGDDAATLFDEAREAAEVVSRLWDSWDDDAIIRDVTTGRFIDRDRIHNAEYAGRHLSVHGASIVPRSPQGRPPVFALAHRADAAAFAVDAADVVLVTPGFDGREARDLLDEVRHLEQAAGSDVRRSVLADLAVLIGSSSAAAADELAALDGTAGSAYAAASDTSVLATTVPELVSLIGDLRSLGFAGVRLRPLRIPLDSTAIARQLVPALVTAGLRADVASRPTADLRTRLGVAPAVSRYARPSVTGAGVGSVSSGVSA from the coding sequence ATGCCCGACCGCACCACCCTCGTCACCGCGCTGCAGGGCGCCGGCTGGCACCCCGCCGCCTGGCGCGTCGCCGGCCCGGTCGCGCAGCGCCTCACCAGTCTCCGGCACTGGCGCGACGTCGTCGTGGAGCAGGACCGCCTCGGCGTCGACGCCGTCACGATCGAGGACTCCTTCACCGCCGGTCCGGCGGACGCGGCGGGCGACCTCGACACCACGACCGTCGTCGGACGACTCGACGCCCTCCTCGTCGCGAACGCGGTCGCCCCCGCGACCCGCGCCGTCGGTCTGGTGCCGACCGTCTCGGTGACGCACACCGAACCGTTCCACGTGGCCACGGGCCTCCAGACCCTCGACCACGTCTCGCTCGGGCGAGCCGGCTGGCGGATCCAGGTGAGCCCGACGACCCGCGAGGCGGCCCTGTTCGGCCGTCGACCCGGCGGCGACGACGCGGCCACGCTGTTCGACGAAGCCCGCGAGGCGGCGGAGGTCGTCTCGCGCCTCTGGGACAGCTGGGACGACGACGCGATCATCCGCGACGTCACCACCGGCCGCTTCATCGACCGCGACCGGATCCACAACGCCGAGTACGCGGGCCGCCACCTGTCCGTCCACGGCGCGTCGATCGTGCCGCGGTCGCCGCAGGGGCGGCCGCCGGTCTTCGCCCTGGCCCACCGCGCCGACGCTGCGGCGTTCGCCGTGGACGCTGCGGATGTCGTGCTGGTCACGCCCGGCTTCGACGGACGGGAGGCGCGGGACCTGCTGGACGAGGTCCGTCACCTCGAGCAGGCGGCCGGGTCTGACGTCCGTCGTTCGGTCCTCGCCGACCTCGCGGTGCTGATCGGGTCCTCGTCCGCTGCCGCGGCCGACGAGCTCGCCGCGCTCGACGGCACTGCCGGGAGCGCGTACGCGGCGGCGTCGGACACGTCCGTGCTCGCGACGACGGTGCCCGAACTGGTGTCGCTGATCGGCGACCTGCGGAGCCTCGGCTTCGCCGGCGTCCGGCTCCGCCCCCTGCGCATCCCGCTCGACAGCACCGCCATCGCGCGGCAGCTCGTCCCCGCCCTCGTCACCGCCGGGCTCCGCGCCGACGTGGCGTCCCGTCCCACCGCCGACCTGCGCACGCGGCTCGGCGTCGCCCCGGCGGTCAGCCGGTACGCGCGTCCTTCCGTCACCGGTGCTGGTGTCGGTTCCGTCTCCTCGGGGGTCTCAGCATGA
- a CDS encoding NtaA/DmoA family FMN-dependent monooxygenase (This protein belongs to a clade of FMN-dependent monooxygenases, within a broader family of flavin-dependent oxidoreductases, the luciferase-like monooxygenase (LMM) family, some of whose members use coenzyme F420 rather than FMN.), producing MSSKRQVHLAAHFPGVNNTTIWSDDRAESQIAFSSFEHFARNAERGFFDFLFLAEGLRLREQKGRVHDLDVVGRPNTLAVLAALAGVTDHIGLVGTLQTTFNEPVELAKQLATLDHLTDGRAGWNVVTSSDAFHGANFRRGGFLDHADRYTRAAEFIALSRELWDSWQADAVVADTAAGSALADGVFADRSRIRDVDHHGPQFDVTGTFPVPRSPQRHPVIVQAGDSDEGRDLAAANAEVIFSLHTEFDDAQAFYRDVTERLERVGRSKDELQILPGATFVIGSSAEDAEERSNAIRRAQVSPATAIAFLEQVWNRDLSSYDVDGPLPTIEPDYEGAAITRGRARHTRDVPALVRSWRDLAEAEHLSIRDLVIRASTRGGFVGTASHIAAEIDRYVQERATDGFVVVPHTNPYGLDEFVDTVVPLLQERGVYRQSYDEGATLRQTLDLPGTIRDRSAAARTAAAAAPARAAASAGVLA from the coding sequence ATGAGCAGCAAGCGTCAGGTCCACCTCGCCGCCCACTTCCCGGGCGTCAACAACACCACGATCTGGAGCGACGACCGCGCCGAGAGCCAGATCGCGTTCTCGTCGTTCGAGCACTTCGCCCGCAACGCCGAGCGCGGGTTCTTCGACTTCCTGTTCCTCGCCGAGGGCCTGCGGCTCCGCGAGCAGAAGGGCCGCGTCCACGACCTCGACGTCGTCGGGCGTCCGAACACCCTCGCGGTCCTGGCCGCCCTGGCTGGGGTCACCGACCACATCGGTCTGGTCGGCACCCTGCAGACGACGTTCAACGAGCCCGTGGAGCTCGCGAAGCAGCTCGCCACGCTCGACCACCTGACCGACGGTCGTGCCGGGTGGAACGTCGTGACGAGCTCGGACGCGTTCCACGGTGCGAACTTCCGCCGCGGCGGGTTCCTCGACCACGCCGACCGGTACACGCGCGCTGCCGAGTTCATCGCGCTGTCCCGCGAACTCTGGGACTCGTGGCAGGCCGACGCCGTCGTCGCGGACACCGCCGCGGGCAGCGCGCTCGCGGACGGCGTGTTCGCCGACCGGTCCCGCATCCGCGACGTCGACCACCACGGCCCGCAGTTCGACGTCACCGGCACGTTCCCGGTGCCCCGCAGTCCGCAGCGGCACCCGGTGATCGTGCAGGCCGGTGACTCCGACGAGGGGCGCGACCTCGCCGCCGCGAACGCCGAGGTGATCTTCTCGCTGCACACCGAGTTCGACGACGCGCAGGCGTTCTACCGCGACGTCACCGAGCGGCTCGAGCGGGTCGGACGGTCGAAGGACGAGCTGCAGATCCTGCCCGGTGCGACCTTCGTGATCGGCTCCTCGGCGGAGGACGCCGAGGAGCGGTCGAACGCCATCCGTCGCGCCCAGGTCAGCCCGGCCACGGCGATCGCGTTCCTCGAGCAGGTCTGGAACCGCGACCTGTCCTCGTACGACGTCGACGGCCCGCTGCCGACGATCGAGCCCGACTACGAGGGCGCCGCGATCACCCGCGGGCGCGCACGGCACACCCGCGACGTCCCCGCCCTGGTGCGGTCGTGGCGGGACCTGGCCGAGGCCGAGCACCTGTCGATCCGCGACCTCGTCATCCGCGCCTCGACCCGCGGCGGGTTCGTCGGGACGGCGTCGCACATCGCCGCCGAGATCGACCGGTACGTGCAGGAGCGCGCCACCGACGGGTTCGTCGTCGTGCCGCACACCAACCCGTACGGCCTCGACGAGTTCGTCGACACGGTCGTCCCGCTGCTGCAGGAGCGCGGCGTCTACCGGCAGTCCTACGACGAGGGCGCGACCCTCCGGCAGACGCTCGACCTGCCCGGCACGATCCGCGACCGATCGGCCGCCGCACGCACGGCCGCTGCGGCGGCGCCGGCGCGTGCGGCAGCGTCCGCCGGGGTGCTCGCGTGA
- a CDS encoding LLM class flavin-dependent oxidoreductase, translated as MTISSLAILVPGNFEDNAPVDGLEATLDLFATAERLGVDGAWVRHRHLEHGIGSAAVFLAAASQRTTSIELGVAVVPIGWESPFRLAEDFSLADVLAHGRLQVGLSTGSPHAEILGDLVFDGDWRAFDRGYGRVSRFVENLRGAFLGADDTVIQSPGNVQRPRLQPYAPGLVDRVWYGGGSLRSASFAGSSGLNLLLGNLTSGEGTDDYGTAQRNQLAAYHAALPTGRMPRVAWGRCVVPTDSADRVSRERYRTWHESRLARQTAPQGPRRTLFSADLVGPAEQIVEQLAHDATLAEVDEFRIELPYEFAGDEYEQIVSDVVAKVAPALGWSPARTAVAA; from the coding sequence GTGACGATCTCCAGCCTCGCGATCCTCGTCCCCGGCAACTTCGAGGACAACGCCCCCGTCGACGGTCTCGAGGCCACCCTCGACCTCTTCGCCACGGCCGAGCGGCTCGGCGTCGACGGCGCCTGGGTCCGGCACCGGCACCTCGAGCACGGCATCGGCTCGGCCGCGGTCTTCCTGGCGGCGGCGTCGCAGCGCACCACGTCCATCGAGCTCGGCGTTGCCGTCGTGCCGATCGGGTGGGAGAGTCCCTTCCGCCTGGCCGAGGACTTCTCGCTCGCCGACGTCCTGGCGCACGGTCGGCTGCAGGTCGGGCTGTCCACCGGGTCGCCGCACGCCGAGATCCTCGGCGACCTGGTGTTCGACGGCGACTGGCGCGCGTTCGACCGCGGGTACGGGCGGGTGTCCCGGTTCGTGGAGAACCTGCGCGGCGCGTTCCTCGGCGCGGACGACACCGTCATCCAGAGCCCCGGGAACGTCCAACGACCCCGGTTGCAGCCGTACGCGCCGGGTCTGGTCGACCGGGTCTGGTACGGCGGCGGGTCGCTCCGGTCGGCCTCCTTCGCCGGCAGTTCCGGCCTCAACCTGCTGCTCGGCAACCTCACCTCGGGCGAGGGTACCGACGACTACGGCACCGCCCAGCGGAACCAGCTCGCGGCGTACCACGCCGCGCTGCCGACCGGCCGCATGCCCCGCGTGGCCTGGGGCCGGTGCGTCGTCCCGACCGACTCGGCCGACCGGGTCTCGCGCGAACGGTACCGCACCTGGCACGAGTCCCGTCTCGCACGGCAGACCGCGCCCCAGGGACCGCGGCGGACCCTGTTCTCCGCCGACCTGGTGGGTCCCGCCGAGCAGATCGTCGAGCAGCTCGCGCACGACGCCACGTTGGCCGAGGTCGACGAGTTCCGGATCGAGCTGCCCTACGAGTTCGCCGGTGACGAGTACGAGCAGATCGTCTCGGACGTCGTGGCGAAGGTCGCACCGGCGCTCGGGTGGTCGCCCGCCCGGACGGCGGTGGCGGCATGA
- a CDS encoding ABC transporter permease: MTRYVFSRIGQAVLVLWAAWTISFFVLYVLPSDPARIMVGPDATDVTAAQLDALRHQYGLDQPVLVQYVQHLGALLTGDLGRSIGVGRPVADVIGEAIAPTAQIAVAGLVLAIVSGGGIAVLATWTRNRALGQFLLQLPPIGVAIPGFWFALLLVQWFSFGLHVFPAFGGEGPASVVLPAITLALPTGATIAQLLSKSLVQTLREPYVDTAYAKGAGRWRVQLRHALKNAALPALTVTGLIVGQLFSGTVVTETVFSRPGLGRVTATAVQQQDSPVVQGIVLLAAAVFVVVNLVVDLVYPLLDPRVVVAGSRRKLRDQDGATPGATSGTTPSGTTPSGTTPSSATEPKAVPA; encoded by the coding sequence ATGACCCGCTACGTCTTCTCCCGCATCGGCCAGGCCGTGCTCGTGCTCTGGGCGGCGTGGACGATCTCGTTCTTCGTCCTGTACGTGCTGCCGAGCGACCCGGCCCGGATCATGGTCGGTCCGGACGCCACCGACGTGACGGCGGCGCAGCTCGACGCGCTCCGGCACCAGTACGGCCTCGACCAGCCGGTGCTCGTGCAGTACGTCCAGCACCTCGGCGCCCTGCTCACCGGCGACCTCGGCCGCTCGATCGGCGTCGGTCGACCGGTCGCCGACGTCATCGGCGAAGCGATCGCGCCGACCGCCCAGATCGCGGTCGCCGGCCTCGTGCTCGCGATCGTGTCCGGCGGCGGGATCGCGGTCCTGGCGACGTGGACCCGGAACCGGGCCCTCGGCCAGTTCCTGCTCCAGCTGCCCCCGATCGGCGTCGCGATCCCCGGGTTCTGGTTCGCGCTGCTGCTGGTGCAGTGGTTCTCGTTCGGGCTGCACGTCTTCCCGGCGTTCGGTGGCGAAGGGCCGGCGTCGGTCGTGCTGCCGGCGATCACCCTGGCGCTGCCGACCGGTGCCACGATCGCCCAGCTGCTGTCGAAGTCCCTCGTCCAGACCCTCCGTGAGCCGTACGTGGACACCGCGTACGCCAAGGGTGCCGGGCGGTGGCGCGTCCAGCTCCGGCACGCGCTCAAGAACGCTGCGCTGCCCGCACTCACCGTGACGGGACTCATCGTCGGACAGCTGTTCTCCGGAACCGTCGTCACCGAGACGGTGTTCTCCCGTCCTGGCCTCGGCCGGGTCACCGCCACCGCCGTGCAGCAGCAGGACAGCCCCGTCGTGCAGGGCATCGTGCTGCTCGCCGCCGCGGTCTTCGTCGTCGTGAACCTGGTCGTCGACCTCGTGTACCCGCTGCTCGACCCGCGCGTCGTGGTCGCCGGCAGCCGTCGGAAGCTCCGCGACCAGGACGGTGCGACACCGGGTGCGACGTCCGGCACCACCCCGTCCGGCACCACCCCGTCCGGCACCACCCCGTCCAGCGCCACCGAACCGAAGGCGGTCCCCGCATGA
- a CDS encoding ABC transporter permease, giving the protein MTETTQLAIGRPASLATDRLPGGTTTALRALVARPTLTVALVWLALVVLAALLPGTLTHHDPLAADPAAKLTAPDAAHWFGTDQLGRDLYARVVHGTALTLQAAVLAIVIGLVGGSLVGLVAGFVGGVVDAVLMRVADVLLAIPSLLLSLTIVTVLGFGTVNVAVAVGVASIATIARIMRSEVVRVRTAPYVEAASANGNRWWRVLAVHVLPNAAGPVLVLAALEFGTAILAVSSLSFLGYGAQPPRPEWGSLVATGRDYIASSWWLTTIPGLVIAVTVLAGNRVARALDTERRAVR; this is encoded by the coding sequence ATGACCGAGACCACGCAGCTCGCCATCGGGCGCCCCGCGTCGCTCGCCACCGACCGCCTCCCCGGCGGCACCACGACAGCGCTCCGTGCGCTCGTCGCCCGTCCGACGCTCACCGTCGCCCTCGTCTGGCTCGCCCTCGTCGTCCTCGCCGCGCTCCTGCCCGGAACGCTCACCCACCACGACCCGCTCGCCGCCGACCCGGCTGCCAAGCTCACCGCTCCCGACGCCGCGCACTGGTTCGGCACCGACCAGCTCGGCCGTGACCTGTACGCCCGCGTCGTGCACGGCACCGCGCTCACACTGCAGGCCGCGGTCCTCGCGATCGTCATCGGGCTGGTCGGCGGCTCGCTCGTCGGGCTCGTCGCCGGTTTCGTCGGCGGGGTCGTCGACGCCGTGCTCATGCGCGTCGCCGACGTCCTGCTCGCGATCCCGAGCCTGCTGCTCTCGCTGACGATCGTCACCGTGCTCGGCTTCGGCACCGTGAACGTCGCGGTGGCGGTCGGCGTCGCGAGCATCGCCACGATCGCCCGCATCATGCGCTCCGAGGTCGTCCGGGTCCGCACCGCGCCGTACGTCGAGGCGGCGAGCGCGAACGGCAACCGCTGGTGGCGCGTGCTGGCCGTGCACGTGCTGCCCAACGCGGCCGGTCCCGTCCTGGTGCTCGCCGCCCTCGAGTTCGGCACCGCGATCCTCGCCGTCTCCAGCCTGAGCTTCCTCGGCTACGGCGCGCAGCCGCCGCGGCCCGAGTGGGGTTCCCTCGTCGCCACCGGGCGCGACTACATCGCGTCCTCGTGGTGGCTCACGACCATCCCCGGCCTCGTGATCGCCGTCACGGTGCTCGCCGGCAACCGCGTCGCCCGCGCGCTCGACACCGAGCGGAGGGCCGTCCGATGA